The following coding sequences lie in one Sphingomonas sp. M1-B02 genomic window:
- a CDS encoding NAD(P)H-dependent flavin oxidoreductase produces MNMTTSTGAERLARRMARGCEFLGSEVAILCGAMSWVSERNLVSAMSNAGGFGLIACGAMTPELLDAEIAGTKALTDKPFGVNLITMHPMLFDLIEVCNKHGVTHVVLAGGLPPTGSIDAIKANGAKLICFAPALSLAKKLIKSGVDALVVEGMEAGGHIGPVSTSVLAQEILPDVAEQVPVFVAGGIGRGEAIAGYLDMGAAGVQLGTRFVCATESIAHPNFKKAFIRASARDAIASVQIDPRLPVIPVRALKNASSELFTAKQREVAQLLDSGKVEMLEAQLQIEHYWAGALRRAVIDGDVDNGSLMAGQSVGMVKKEEPVAEIIATLMAEAAHALEKRAT; encoded by the coding sequence ATGAACATGACAACCTCCACCGGCGCCGAGCGCCTGGCCCGCCGCATGGCGCGCGGCTGCGAATTTCTGGGCTCGGAGGTCGCAATCCTGTGCGGCGCGATGTCCTGGGTGAGCGAGCGCAACCTCGTCTCGGCGATGTCCAACGCCGGCGGCTTCGGCTTGATCGCCTGTGGGGCGATGACCCCCGAGCTGCTCGATGCCGAAATTGCGGGCACCAAGGCGCTGACCGACAAGCCGTTCGGCGTGAACCTGATCACGATGCACCCGATGCTGTTCGATCTGATCGAGGTCTGCAACAAGCATGGCGTCACCCATGTCGTCCTCGCCGGGGGCCTGCCGCCGACCGGCAGCATCGATGCGATCAAGGCCAATGGCGCCAAGTTGATCTGCTTCGCGCCCGCGCTCAGCCTCGCCAAGAAGCTGATCAAATCGGGTGTCGATGCGCTGGTGGTCGAGGGGATGGAGGCCGGCGGCCATATCGGCCCGGTCTCGACCAGCGTGCTCGCGCAGGAAATCCTCCCCGACGTCGCCGAGCAGGTCCCCGTGTTCGTGGCGGGCGGAATCGGCCGCGGCGAGGCAATCGCCGGCTATCTCGACATGGGCGCAGCCGGGGTCCAGCTCGGCACCCGCTTCGTCTGCGCGACCGAGAGCATCGCCCATCCCAACTTCAAGAAGGCCTTCATCCGCGCCTCGGCCCGGGATGCCATCGCCAGCGTCCAGATCGATCCGCGCCTGCCGGTGATCCCGGTGCGTGCGCTCAAGAACGCCTCGTCCGAGCTGTTCACCGCCAAGCAGCGCGAAGTCGCCCAGCTGCTCGATTCGGGCAAGGTCGAGATGCTCGAGGCGCAGCTGCAGATCGAACATTATTGGGCAGGCGCGCTGCGCCGCGCGGTGATCGACGGCGATGTCGACAATGGCTCGCTGATGGCGGGCCAGTCGGTCGGCATGGTCAAGAAGGAAGAACCCGTCGCCGAGATCATCGCCACGCTGATGGCCGAAGCCGCGCACGCGCTGGAAAAGCGCGCGACCTGA
- a CDS encoding serine hydrolase domain-containing protein, translated as MRGLIGYGLAAAFAVAAPQAVAQEVQAVADRYAAERVPGIVIAYAKGDTAPTVRAAGRIAAEADAPKADIDSLWRVYSMTKPITGIAAMILVEEGKLKLDQPISDFIPAFKEMKVLVDPAKDLTSRPAARPITVRHLLTHSAGLGYSIITKGPLLAEYNRLGINPAAVNVALETQARPARPASLEEFANRVASLPLLSDPGTKWSYSIGLDLLARVIEVAAKTPFESFVQTRIFAPLKMNASYWTVPADKAGIFATNYAQMGTTRVAMDPGATSVWLSPPSFPYGGAGLVMSARDYDRFLHMLVNGGTLDGARVLKSETVKLAMSDLLPATVDRSTLAQMTADSGVAMGFGAGGSVYLADRPGGPGKGTYGWGGAAGTIGWADPVHKIRGTAMINIFGDTELKRAASTAIYAELAQ; from the coding sequence ATGCGCGGGTTGATCGGGTACGGGCTGGCTGCGGCCTTTGCAGTCGCGGCGCCGCAGGCGGTGGCGCAGGAAGTCCAGGCAGTTGCCGATCGCTACGCCGCCGAGCGCGTGCCCGGCATCGTCATCGCTTATGCCAAGGGCGACACCGCGCCGACGGTGCGCGCCGCCGGACGGATCGCCGCCGAGGCCGATGCGCCCAAGGCGGATATCGACAGCCTGTGGCGAGTCTATTCGATGACAAAGCCGATCACCGGCATCGCCGCGATGATCCTGGTCGAGGAAGGCAAGCTCAAACTCGACCAGCCGATCAGCGACTTCATTCCGGCTTTCAAGGAGATGAAAGTGCTGGTCGATCCCGCCAAGGATCTCACCAGTCGCCCCGCCGCGCGTCCGATCACGGTACGCCACCTGCTCACCCACAGCGCCGGGCTTGGCTACAGCATCATCACCAAGGGCCCCTTGCTCGCCGAATATAACCGCCTCGGCATCAATCCCGCCGCGGTCAATGTCGCGCTGGAGACCCAGGCGCGCCCGGCGCGCCCCGCCAGCCTCGAGGAATTCGCCAACCGTGTCGCGAGCCTGCCCCTGCTCTCCGATCCGGGGACCAAATGGAGCTACTCGATCGGGCTCGACCTGCTCGCCCGCGTGATCGAAGTCGCCGCGAAGACCCCGTTCGAAAGCTTCGTCCAGACGCGCATCTTCGCCCCCCTCAAGATGAATGCGAGCTACTGGACGGTCCCCGCCGACAAGGCCGGCATCTTCGCGACCAATTATGCCCAGATGGGCACCACGCGGGTCGCGATGGATCCGGGCGCCACCTCGGTCTGGCTCAGTCCGCCGAGCTTCCCTTATGGCGGCGCCGGGCTGGTGATGTCGGCGCGCGATTATGACCGCTTCCTCCACATGCTGGTCAACGGCGGCACGCTCGACGGCGCGCGCGTGCTCAAGTCCGAGACGGTGAAGCTGGCGATGTCGGACCTGCTGCCCGCCACGGTCGACCGTTCGACGCTGGCGCAGATGACTGCGGACAGCGGCGTAGCGATGGGCTTCGGCGCGGGCGGATCGGTCTATCTCGCGGATCGGCCCGGCGGCCCCGGCAAGGGCACCTATGGCTGGGGCGGCGCCGCCGGCACGATCGGCTGGGCCGATCCGGTGCACAAGATCCGCGGCACCGCGATGATCAACATCTTCGGCGACACCGAGCTCAAGCGCGCAGCCTCCACCGCGATCTACGCCGAACTCGCGCAGTGA
- a CDS encoding A/G-specific adenine glycosylase, whose amino-acid sequence MPDNAPRAISASLLAWYDVHARALPWRAAPGSNAPDPYRVWLSEVMLQQTQVASAKPYFEKFVARWPSFEALAAAEDAELMAAWAGLGYYARARNMLACARTVAARGGLPDNEAGLRALPGIGSYTAAAIAAIAFGQRAVVVDANVERVVPRLFALAEPLPGARPRIRTLTDSITPDARAGDFAQAMMDLGATICTARAPRCLICPLRAQCDGFASGAPEAFPVKAAKIPKPQRHGTMFWVERDGQVQLVTRPAKGLLGGMRALPTGPWSDTPPGLEGAPIEADWRLLDARVTHGFTHFNLDVALAAVTITAHSAGEGIWWPIADLDSAGLPTVFAKAAMIFRRDGCAG is encoded by the coding sequence GTGCCCGACAACGCCCCCCGCGCAATCTCCGCTTCGCTGCTCGCCTGGTATGATGTCCATGCCCGTGCCCTGCCTTGGCGCGCGGCGCCGGGCAGCAACGCGCCCGATCCGTACCGGGTCTGGCTTTCGGAGGTAATGCTCCAGCAGACCCAGGTCGCCAGCGCGAAGCCCTATTTCGAGAAGTTCGTGGCACGCTGGCCCAGTTTCGAGGCGCTGGCGGCGGCGGAGGATGCAGAGCTGATGGCCGCCTGGGCTGGGCTCGGTTATTATGCCCGCGCCCGCAACATGCTGGCCTGTGCGCGGACAGTGGCCGCACGCGGCGGCTTGCCCGACAATGAAGCGGGCTTGCGCGCTCTGCCCGGTATCGGGAGCTATACCGCCGCGGCGATCGCCGCGATTGCATTCGGGCAGCGCGCGGTGGTGGTCGATGCCAATGTCGAGCGCGTCGTCCCCCGCCTCTTCGCGCTCGCCGAGCCGCTGCCGGGCGCCCGCCCGCGCATCCGCACGCTCACCGATTCGATTACCCCCGATGCCCGCGCCGGCGATTTCGCCCAGGCGATGATGGATTTGGGCGCGACGATCTGCACCGCTCGCGCGCCCCGCTGCCTGATCTGCCCCCTCCGCGCCCAGTGCGACGGCTTTGCGAGCGGCGCGCCCGAGGCATTTCCGGTCAAGGCAGCCAAAATCCCTAAGCCGCAGCGCCACGGCACGATGTTTTGGGTCGAGCGCGACGGCCAGGTCCAGCTCGTCACTCGCCCGGCCAAGGGACTGCTCGGCGGCATGCGCGCGCTGCCGACCGGACCGTGGAGCGACACGCCCCCGGGTCTCGAAGGCGCGCCGATCGAGGCGGACTGGCGCCTGCTCGACGCGCGGGTCACGCACGGCTTCACCCATTTCAACCTCGACGTTGCACTTGCGGCTGTCACGATCACCGCGCATTCAGCCGGCGAGGGCATATGGTGGCCGATCGCCGATCTCGACTCGGCGGGGTTGCCGACGGTCTTCGCGAAGGCGGCAATGATTTTCAGGAGAGACGGATGCGCGGGTTGA
- a CDS encoding thioredoxin domain-containing protein, whose product MRIAFALVSTLALAACGGGDDSLPVTSSTPVAPIAAPSGQNWVEMTTKTADGYLLGNPNAPIKLIEYGSRGCPTCGRFAAEGMEPLRTKYISTGKVSYEYRDFLVHGAPDFALALLNQCVPTEAFFPVLDQMFANQEAFYNRTEQLQQTNPQILQQLQALPAPQAAAGFAEALGHIEFMKQRGVPEAKARQCLTDPKAIEAIAKVNADAVNVHQVGGTPTFFLNGKKLDAAAWSQVEPALQAAGAR is encoded by the coding sequence ATGCGTATCGCTTTTGCCCTTGTTTCCACTCTCGCGCTTGCTGCCTGCGGCGGCGGCGACGATAGCCTGCCCGTCACGTCGAGCACCCCGGTCGCCCCGATCGCCGCGCCAAGCGGGCAGAATTGGGTGGAGATGACCACCAAGACCGCCGACGGCTATCTGCTGGGCAACCCCAACGCGCCGATCAAGCTGATCGAATATGGCTCACGCGGCTGCCCGACCTGCGGCCGCTTCGCCGCCGAGGGCATGGAGCCGCTGCGCACCAAATATATCTCGACCGGCAAGGTCAGCTACGAATATCGTGACTTCCTGGTTCACGGCGCGCCCGACTTCGCGCTCGCCTTGCTCAATCAGTGCGTGCCGACCGAGGCCTTCTTCCCCGTGCTCGACCAGATGTTCGCCAACCAGGAAGCCTTCTACAACCGGACCGAGCAGCTGCAGCAGACCAATCCGCAAATCCTTCAGCAGCTCCAGGCACTTCCAGCCCCCCAGGCGGCGGCAGGCTTCGCCGAGGCGCTGGGTCATATCGAATTCATGAAACAGCGTGGGGTACCCGAGGCCAAGGCGCGCCAGTGCCTCACCGATCCCAAGGCGATTGAGGCGATCGCCAAGGTCAATGCCGATGCCGTGAACGTCCATCAGGTCGGTGGAACCCCGACCTTCTTCCTCAATGGCAAGAAGCTGGACGCCGCCGCCTGGTCGCAGGTCGAGCCCGCGCTCCAGGCCGCCGGCGCCCGCTAA
- the nudC gene encoding NAD(+) diphosphatase has protein sequence MTPPGFTGGTLDRADRVRHEPALLAAARRDQRARLLVLHGLDPELDEAGRLVWTGLDAAQGELLFLGFDGEIPRFVSALPAGMTSPPGRSMALFAMLDRFDQADAALYAAARSLVDWHARHGFCAVCAAPTAIFRAGWGRQCPNCHAEHFPRVDPVVIMIAEHHGRALLGRQPAWPKGRYSALAGFLEAGESIEEAVRREIQEEAGVRVGAVRYVASQPWPFPSSLMIACIGEALDDALTIDVHELEDARWYSREDVLAALAGDPRARFIAPPSYAIAHTLLQAWAAGR, from the coding sequence GTGACGCCACCCGGCTTCACCGGCGGCACGCTCGATCGTGCCGACCGGGTCCGCCACGAGCCCGCCTTGCTCGCGGCGGCGCGGCGCGATCAGCGCGCGCGGCTGCTGGTGCTGCACGGGCTCGATCCCGAGCTGGACGAAGCCGGGCGGCTGGTCTGGACCGGGCTCGATGCGGCGCAGGGCGAATTGCTGTTCCTCGGCTTCGATGGCGAGATCCCGCGCTTCGTCTCCGCGCTGCCCGCGGGCATGACGTCACCCCCCGGCCGCTCGATGGCGCTGTTCGCGATGCTCGATCGCTTCGACCAGGCCGACGCCGCGCTCTATGCCGCTGCGCGCAGCCTGGTCGATTGGCACGCGCGGCACGGTTTCTGCGCGGTGTGCGCCGCGCCGACCGCGATCTTTCGCGCCGGCTGGGGGCGGCAATGTCCCAATTGCCATGCCGAGCATTTTCCCCGCGTCGACCCCGTCGTCATCATGATTGCCGAACATCACGGTCGCGCGCTGCTCGGCCGCCAGCCGGCCTGGCCCAAGGGGCGCTATTCGGCGCTGGCGGGCTTTCTCGAGGCCGGCGAATCGATCGAGGAGGCGGTGCGCCGCGAAATCCAGGAGGAAGCCGGGGTGCGCGTCGGCGCCGTCCGCTATGTCGCCAGCCAGCCCTGGCCCTTCCCCTCGTCGCTGATGATCGCCTGCATCGGCGAGGCGCTCGACGATGCCCTGACGATTGACGTCCACGAACTGGAGGATGCCCGCTGGTACAGCCGCGAGGATGTGCTCGCTGCGCTCGCGGGCGATCCGCGGGCGCGGTTCATCGCCCCGCCGTCTTATGCGATCGCGCACACGCTGTTGCAGGCCTGGGCCGCGGGCCGGTAG
- the ubiG gene encoding bifunctional 2-polyprenyl-6-hydroxyphenol methylase/3-demethylubiquinol 3-O-methyltransferase UbiG — protein MANANKATIDPREAEHFGRLAADWWNPKGSSAMLHRLNPARLGYIRRAVDAHWGDDGTAFAPLAGRTALDVGCGAGLLAEPLARLGARVTGVDAAPENIGAARAHAAASGLAVEYVAGGIEDLAGRRFDLVTSMEVIEHVAEPAAFVGGLADALAPGGLLILSTPNRTPLSRLAMITIGEGLGVIPRGTHDWDQFLRPEELEALLAHAGLTVVNRTGLGFSPARGFVTGTGEALNYLLTAVRG, from the coding sequence ATGGCGAACGCAAACAAAGCAACTATTGACCCCCGCGAAGCTGAGCATTTCGGCAGGCTGGCGGCGGACTGGTGGAATCCCAAGGGTTCCTCGGCGATGCTGCACCGGCTGAACCCCGCGCGGCTCGGCTATATCCGCCGGGCGGTGGACGCGCATTGGGGCGACGACGGCACGGCCTTTGCGCCTTTGGCCGGGCGGACCGCGCTCGATGTCGGCTGCGGCGCGGGGCTGCTGGCCGAGCCGCTCGCACGGCTGGGGGCGCGGGTAACCGGGGTGGATGCCGCGCCCGAGAATATCGGCGCGGCGCGCGCGCATGCGGCGGCGAGCGGCCTGGCGGTGGAGTATGTCGCAGGCGGGATCGAGGATCTTGCCGGGCGGCGGTTCGACCTGGTGACGTCGATGGAAGTGATCGAGCATGTCGCCGAGCCTGCGGCGTTCGTGGGCGGGCTGGCCGATGCGCTGGCGCCCGGGGGGCTGCTGATCCTGTCCACGCCCAATCGCACGCCGCTGTCACGGCTGGCGATGATCACGATCGGCGAGGGGCTGGGCGTGATCCCGCGGGGGACGCACGACTGGGACCAGTTCCTGCGGCCCGAGGAGCTTGAGGCGTTGCTCGCGCATGCCGGGCTGACGGTGGTGAACCGGACCGGGCTGGGCTTCTCGCCGGCGCGGGGGTTCGTGACGGGGACCGGCGAGGCGCTGAACTATCTGCTCACGGCAGTACGCGGCTGA
- a CDS encoding DUF721 domain-containing protein: protein MTKPPRATTRQTPRTERSEPQRANRARSVSEMLPDVGRATFRKFGFVQHAVVSRWAEIVGERYARVSTPESIRFPQGQRAEGVLSLLVSGAHAPMMQHIAPEIIERVNRFFGYQAVARLSIRHGDVKRIEKRAPAPELKPLSAAMGDSLRGIVDPELKQVLEALAAGVANNEAKPKIGKID from the coding sequence ATGACGAAGCCCCCGCGCGCCACCACCCGCCAGACTCCGAGGACCGAGCGTTCCGAGCCGCAGCGTGCCAACCGCGCGCGATCGGTTTCGGAGATGCTCCCCGATGTCGGCCGCGCGACCTTTCGTAAGTTCGGCTTCGTCCAGCATGCCGTGGTCAGCCGCTGGGCCGAGATCGTCGGCGAGCGCTATGCCCGCGTCTCGACCCCCGAATCGATCCGCTTTCCGCAGGGCCAGCGCGCGGAGGGGGTGTTGTCTCTGCTCGTGTCGGGTGCCCACGCGCCGATGATGCAGCATATCGCGCCCGAGATCATCGAACGGGTCAATCGCTTCTTCGGCTATCAGGCGGTCGCCCGGCTTTCGATCCGCCACGGCGACGTGAAACGGATCGAGAAGCGCGCGCCGGCGCCCGAGCTCAAGCCGCTATCGGCGGCGATGGGCGACAGCCTGCGCGGGATCGTCGACCCCGAGCTCAAGCAGGTGCTCGAAGCGCTCGCGGCGGGGGTCGCCAACAACGAAGCCAAGCCCAAAATCGGAAAGATCGACTGA
- a CDS encoding aspartate kinase, with translation MARIVMKFGGTSMAGIERIRSVAERIKREHDAGNQVAVVVSAMAGETDRLVGFCREASSLYDPKEYDVVVSAGEQITSGLLAIALQAIGVQARSWMGWQLPIRTSDGHASARIADIDTTALNASLANGEVAVIPGFQGVAAGERVTTLGRGGSDTSAVAMAAAMKADRCDIYTDVDGVYTTDPRIVPRARKLKRVTYEEMLELASVGAKVLQTRSVGLAMKEGVRVQVLSSFVDADGASEPGTLIVGEEEIDDMERQLITGIAHDKNEAKVTLTAVPDSPGAVASIFTPLADANINVDMIVQNIAHSAGSTDVTFTVPTAELARALDVLEKERAKIGYQEIVHDTRVSKISIVGVGMRSHAGVAATMFKTLGERGINIQAITTSEIKVSVLIEEDYTELAVRVLHTAYGLDAEDAA, from the coding sequence ATGGCACGCATCGTGATGAAGTTCGGCGGCACCTCGATGGCCGGGATCGAGCGCATTCGAAGCGTGGCCGAGCGGATCAAGCGCGAGCATGACGCCGGCAACCAGGTCGCGGTCGTCGTCTCGGCGATGGCGGGGGAGACCGATCGGCTGGTCGGCTTCTGCCGCGAGGCGTCGTCGCTTTACGATCCCAAGGAATATGACGTCGTCGTCTCCGCGGGCGAACAGATCACCAGCGGGCTGCTGGCGATCGCGCTGCAGGCGATCGGGGTTCAGGCGCGCAGCTGGATGGGCTGGCAGCTGCCGATCCGCACCTCGGACGGTCATGCCTCGGCGCGAATCGCGGATATCGACACGACGGCGCTGAACGCCAGCCTGGCGAACGGCGAAGTGGCGGTGATCCCCGGTTTCCAGGGCGTCGCCGCCGGCGAGCGGGTGACGACGCTCGGCCGTGGCGGATCGGACACCTCGGCGGTGGCGATGGCGGCGGCGATGAAGGCCGATCGCTGCGACATCTATACCGACGTCGACGGCGTCTATACGACCGACCCGCGGATCGTGCCGCGCGCGCGCAAATTGAAGCGCGTGACCTATGAGGAAATGCTCGAGCTCGCCAGCGTCGGGGCCAAGGTGCTCCAGACGCGATCGGTGGGACTTGCCATGAAGGAAGGCGTCCGCGTCCAGGTGCTCTCCTCGTTCGTCGACGCCGACGGCGCGAGCGAACCCGGCACTTTGATCGTGGGCGAAGAGGAGATCGACGACATGGAACGCCAGCTCATCACCGGCATCGCCCACGACAAGAACGAAGCCAAGGTCACCCTCACCGCGGTGCCCGATTCGCCCGGCGCGGTGGCGTCGATCTTCACCCCGCTGGCTGACGCTAACATCAATGTCGACATGATCGTCCAGAATATCGCCCATTCGGCGGGTTCCACCGACGTGACCTTCACCGTGCCCACCGCCGAGCTCGCCCGCGCGCTCGACGTGCTGGAGAAGGAGCGCGCGAAGATCGGCTATCAGGAGATCGTCCACGATACGCGGGTGTCGAAGATCTCGATCGTCGGCGTCGGCATGCGCAGCCACGCCGGCGTCGCCGCGACGATGTTCAAGACGCTGGGCGAGCGCGGCATCAACATCCAGGCGATCACCACCAGCGAGATCAAGGTCTCGGTGCTGATCGAAGAGGATTATACCGAGCTGGCGGTGCGCGTGCTGCACACGGCCTATGGCCTGGATGCGGAGGATGCCGCCTGA
- a CDS encoding thioredoxin domain-containing protein, producing the protein MRILAALAAAAALLLAAGPAAAQTPRRAATAWVKVVTKTPEGGYRQGNPNAQIKLVEYGARTCPTCRAFAMEGMEPLRRDWIATGKLSYEFRDLLVHGAPDLALALLNQCVPTPRFFDTLDLLFVNQALFDGPLHKMMDSQPAVIEGYQKLPPAQAAPRFAEALGMIAFMKARGLPEAQARKCLSDPGLIRGIATTQAGGVNAGVTGTPSFFVNGRRVRAYSWDQLLPELRAVGG; encoded by the coding sequence ATGCGCATCCTCGCCGCCCTTGCCGCAGCCGCTGCCTTGCTGCTGGCCGCCGGCCCCGCCGCGGCCCAGACGCCGCGCCGCGCCGCCACCGCCTGGGTCAAGGTCGTCACGAAGACCCCCGAGGGCGGATACCGCCAGGGCAATCCGAACGCGCAGATCAAGCTCGTCGAATATGGCGCGCGCACCTGCCCCACCTGCCGGGCCTTTGCGATGGAGGGGATGGAGCCGCTGCGCCGCGACTGGATCGCCACCGGCAAGCTCAGCTATGAATTCCGCGACCTGCTGGTCCACGGCGCCCCCGATCTGGCGCTCGCCTTGCTCAACCAGTGCGTGCCGACGCCGCGCTTCTTCGACACGCTGGACCTGCTTTTCGTCAACCAGGCGCTGTTCGACGGGCCGCTGCACAAGATGATGGATAGCCAGCCTGCGGTCATCGAGGGCTATCAGAAGCTGCCCCCGGCGCAGGCCGCGCCGCGCTTTGCCGAGGCGCTGGGCATGATCGCCTTCATGAAAGCGCGCGGGCTGCCCGAGGCTCAGGCGCGCAAATGCCTGTCGGACCCCGGGCTGATCCGCGGCATCGCCACCACCCAGGCCGGCGGCGTCAATGCCGGCGTGACCGGCACCCCTTCCTTCTTCGTCAATGGCCGCCGCGTGCGGGCATATAGCTGGGATCAGCTGTTGCCCGAGCTGCGCGCCGTCGGCGGCTGA